A genomic window from Acidimicrobiales bacterium includes:
- the rsrA gene encoding mycothiol system anti-sigma-R factor: protein MSDEVADPFGAAPGYADCEEAVRTLYEYLDGELTEERRLAIQRHLDHCGPCIEAFGFEVELRRMLASRCRDHPPAELRERIARALGEEHD, encoded by the coding sequence ATGAGCGACGAGGTCGCGGATCCCTTCGGTGCCGCGCCGGGGTACGCCGACTGCGAGGAGGCGGTGCGCACCCTCTACGAGTACCTCGACGGCGAGCTGACCGAGGAGCGCCGGCTGGCGATCCAGCGCCACCTCGACCACTGCGGGCCGTGCATCGAGGCCTTCGGCTTCGAGGTCGAGCTGCGCAGGATGCTCGCCAGCCGCTGCCGCGACCACCCGCCCGCGGAGCTGCGGGAGCGGATCGCGCGCGCGCTCGGCGAGGAGCACGACTGA
- the hpt gene encoding hypoxanthine phosphoribosyltransferase, whose amino-acid sequence MRGVEVAALPAAAEVLIDEVTLRRRVDALGAEITRDYAGRPPLLVGVLKGAFVFMADLARAIRLPVEVDFMAVSSYGTATKTSGIVRIVKDLDTDLTGRHVLVVEDIVDSGLTLSYLRKGLLARSPASLEICALLVKKGQQRARLDLAYVGFEIPPAFVVGYGLDVAERYRNLTDIRVVEEPRRA is encoded by the coding sequence GTGCGCGGGGTCGAGGTGGCTGCGCTGCCGGCGGCGGCCGAGGTGCTCATCGACGAGGTGACGCTGCGACGCCGAGTCGACGCCCTCGGGGCCGAGATCACCCGCGACTACGCCGGGCGGCCACCGCTCCTCGTCGGCGTGCTGAAGGGCGCCTTCGTCTTCATGGCGGACCTCGCTCGAGCCATCCGCCTGCCCGTCGAGGTCGACTTCATGGCGGTGTCCTCGTACGGCACGGCGACGAAGACGAGCGGCATCGTGCGCATCGTGAAGGACCTCGACACCGACCTGACCGGTCGGCACGTCCTCGTTGTCGAGGACATCGTCGACAGCGGCCTCACCCTGTCGTACCTGCGGAAGGGTCTGCTGGCGCGCTCGCCCGCCAGCCTCGAGATCTGCGCGCTCCTCGTGAAGAAGGGCCAGCAGCGCGCCCGGCTCGACCTCGCCTACGTCGGGTTCGAGATCCCCCCCGCCTTCGTCGTCGGCTACGGCCTCGACGTCGCCGAGCGCTACCGCAACCTGACCGACATCCGGGTCGTCGAGGAGCCGAGGCGGGCGTGA
- a CDS encoding phytanoyl-CoA dioxygenase family protein — translation MASLEAPDAASLLGRPEALRAGLERCGYLLLRGLLDRRALEPARSAIRTVLAEEGWLEPTSGCVALAAAPGPREARRLYLRCYVQPAVHELPHHPRLLELMAALLEVERDALLVHPKPACRIVLPAALPGADRPTPAHQDHANLQGCPATLTAWIPLVDCPPRLGPLAFAEGSHRGGLRAHRALPGARVLACEEAPIAGTFVTASCRVGDVVVFHGLTVHKALANASGQIRLSIDCRYQRAGDPICEAALREDPDLPWDELSRCLGDDRWHRYWEGLPLEVVPFDPGFARPPEGG, via the coding sequence GTGGCCTCGCTCGAAGCGCCGGATGCGGCGTCCCTCCTCGGGCGGCCCGAGGCACTGCGGGCCGGGCTCGAGCGCTGCGGCTACCTCCTCCTGCGGGGCCTGCTCGACCGGCGCGCGCTCGAGCCGGCGCGATCCGCGATTCGCACCGTCCTCGCCGAGGAGGGCTGGCTCGAGCCGACCTCCGGGTGCGTCGCCCTCGCAGCCGCCCCCGGACCGCGCGAGGCGCGCCGGCTCTACCTGCGCTGCTACGTGCAGCCGGCGGTGCACGAGCTTCCGCACCACCCGCGCCTGCTCGAGCTGATGGCCGCGCTCCTCGAGGTCGAGCGCGACGCCCTCCTCGTCCACCCAAAGCCGGCCTGCCGGATCGTCCTCCCCGCCGCCCTCCCCGGTGCCGACCGCCCGACCCCGGCCCACCAGGACCACGCCAACCTGCAGGGGTGCCCGGCGACCCTCACGGCCTGGATCCCGCTCGTCGACTGCCCGCCTCGTCTCGGCCCCCTCGCGTTCGCCGAGGGCTCGCATCGTGGCGGGCTGCGAGCGCATCGCGCCCTCCCCGGCGCTCGCGTCCTCGCGTGCGAGGAGGCGCCGATCGCCGGCACGTTCGTGACGGCGAGCTGCCGCGTCGGCGACGTCGTCGTCTTCCACGGCCTCACCGTGCACAAGGCGCTCGCGAACGCGAGCGGGCAGATCCGCCTCTCCATCGACTGCCGCTACCAGCGCGCCGGCGACCCGATCTGCGAGGCGGCGCTGCGCGAGGACCCTGACCTGCCGTGGGACGAGCTCAGCCGGTGCCTGGGCGACGACCGGTGGCACCGCTACTGGGAGGGCCTGCCGCTCGAGGTCGTCCCGTTCGACCCGGGCTTCGCACGTCCGCCCGAGGGGGGATGA
- a CDS encoding class I SAM-dependent methyltransferase: protein MACAGPWFEAGIARGAAYDARFAALAASGVDVHGEASYVESLGVRRVLDAGCGTGRVAIELARRGLEVVGVDLDACMLERARAKAPSIEWIEADLADVDLGRRFEAIVLAGNVMVFLAPGSEGRVVANLARHLEPGGLLVAGFSLTTGRLDLATYDGLARSCSLELAARHATWERHPFREGDDYAVSVHRAPAGARPSG from the coding sequence GTGGCGTGTGCGGGCCCCTGGTTCGAGGCGGGCATCGCGCGAGGCGCGGCCTACGACGCCCGCTTCGCCGCGCTCGCGGCGTCCGGCGTCGACGTGCACGGCGAGGCGAGCTACGTCGAATCGCTCGGCGTGCGCCGCGTGCTCGACGCTGGGTGCGGCACCGGGCGCGTGGCGATCGAGCTGGCCAGGCGCGGCCTCGAGGTCGTGGGGGTCGACCTCGACGCGTGCATGCTCGAGCGAGCCCGGGCGAAGGCGCCGTCGATCGAGTGGATCGAGGCGGACCTGGCGGACGTCGACCTCGGACGCCGTTTCGAGGCGATCGTGCTGGCGGGCAACGTGATGGTCTTCCTCGCCCCCGGCAGCGAGGGGCGCGTCGTCGCCAACCTCGCCCGCCACCTCGAGCCGGGGGGCCTGCTCGTCGCCGGGTTCAGCCTCACCACCGGTCGGCTCGACCTCGCGACCTACGACGGCCTCGCGAGGAGCTGCTCGCTCGAGCTCGCCGCCCGCCACGCCACCTGGGAGCGGCACCCGTTTCGCGAGGGCGACGACTACGCCGTCTCGGTCCACCGAGCGCCGGCCGGCGCGCGGCCCTCGGGCTGA
- the folE gene encoding GTP cyclohydrolase I FolE, producing MTAFASDDGAFDAKQAAAAVRELLGALGEDPEREGLVATPERVASMYRELLSGQFEDPARHLEVTFAAEHDEMVMVRDIPFASLCEHHLIPFIGKAHVAYIPSDDGRITGLSKIARLVDAYARRLQVQERLTTQIADSLDAALEPRGTLVVLEAEHLCMTMRGVRKPGALTITSAVRGLFRTDVATRAEAMAFVRGDR from the coding sequence GTGACGGCGTTCGCGAGCGACGACGGCGCCTTCGACGCGAAGCAGGCCGCGGCCGCGGTGCGCGAGCTGCTCGGCGCGCTCGGCGAGGACCCCGAGCGCGAGGGGCTCGTCGCCACGCCCGAGCGGGTCGCCTCGATGTACCGCGAGCTGCTCTCCGGGCAGTTCGAGGACCCGGCGCGCCACCTCGAGGTCACCTTCGCCGCCGAGCACGACGAGATGGTGATGGTGCGGGACATCCCCTTCGCCTCGCTGTGCGAGCACCACCTCATCCCCTTCATCGGCAAGGCCCACGTGGCCTACATCCCGAGCGACGACGGCCGCATCACCGGCCTGTCGAAGATCGCCCGGCTCGTCGACGCCTACGCCCGGCGCCTCCAGGTGCAAGAGCGCCTCACGACGCAGATCGCCGACTCCCTCGACGCGGCGCTCGAGCCGCGCGGCACGCTCGTCGTCCTCGAGGCGGAGCACCTGTGCATGACGATGCGCGGCGTGCGCAAGCCCGGCGCGCTGACCATCACGTCCGCGGTGCGCGGGCTGTTCCGCACCGACGTGGCGACGCGAGCCGAGGCGATGGCCTTCGTGCGCGGCGACCGCTAG
- the tilS gene encoding tRNA lysidine(34) synthetase TilS: MRSALAAELLPRCDFPPRGAAIACAVSGGADSLALLALAVAAGLDATAYHVDHGLRAGSALEAEVVARAAARLGAGFVALRVECPPGPNLEARARALRLAALPDGVATGHTADDQAETVLLNLLRGSGLDGLAGMRRGWRHPILGLRRHETARLVASLGLETVHDPSNEDGAFRRNRVRRELLPLADEIAGRDVAGLLAREAELLAEDAALLDRLAEAVDPTSTAALRAAPLPLARRALRRWLRGRLPGGHPPSAAAVERVLAVARGEVRACELPGGWRVVRRAGRLVAEHRAAAEH; encoded by the coding sequence GTGCGATCGGCGCTCGCTGCCGAGCTGCTGCCCCGCTGCGACTTCCCGCCCCGGGGTGCAGCCATCGCCTGCGCCGTCTCCGGCGGTGCCGACTCGCTCGCGCTGCTCGCGCTCGCCGTCGCGGCGGGCCTCGACGCGACCGCGTACCACGTCGACCACGGCCTGCGAGCGGGCTCGGCGCTCGAGGCGGAGGTCGTGGCGCGCGCCGCGGCGCGCCTCGGTGCCGGCTTCGTCGCGCTGCGCGTCGAGTGCCCGCCAGGCCCGAACCTCGAGGCGCGAGCGCGCGCGCTGCGGCTCGCCGCGCTCCCCGACGGGGTAGCGACCGGGCACACGGCCGACGATCAGGCCGAGACCGTCCTGCTCAACCTGCTGCGGGGCTCCGGCCTCGACGGGCTCGCCGGGATGCGGCGGGGGTGGCGCCACCCGATCCTCGGGCTGCGTCGGCACGAGACGGCACGGCTCGTGGCCTCCCTCGGCCTCGAGACGGTGCACGACCCCTCGAACGAGGACGGTGCCTTCCGGCGCAACCGGGTGCGCCGTGAGCTCCTCCCGCTCGCCGACGAGATCGCCGGGCGCGACGTCGCCGGCCTGCTGGCGCGAGAGGCGGAGCTGCTCGCCGAGGACGCCGCGCTCCTCGACCGGCTCGCCGAGGCGGTCGACCCGACGAGCACCGCGGCGCTGCGCGCCGCGCCGCTGCCGCTCGCGCGCCGGGCGCTGCGGCGTTGGCTGCGGGGGCGGCTGCCCGGCGGGCACCCACCGAGTGCGGCGGCGGTCGAGCGCGTCCTCGCCGTCGCGCGCGGCGAGGTGCGCGCCTGCGAGCTCCCGGGAGGCTGGCGCGTCGTGCGGCGCGCCGGGCGCCTCGTCGCCGAGCACCGAGCTGCCGCCGAGCACTGA
- a CDS encoding zinc-dependent metalloprotease, producing MPRRAAPSGPDLVAWDVAERVATQALRALAAPGAGVQADLASDLADATARAERLVEAETGLVSNAGPAVARVTDRAGWVSANVGSFRQLLRPVGARLARRPATRRALNPAARTAAGVEIGLLLTWMSTRVLGQYDLLASEAGGVVYYVAPNIAALEHRHGFPPDEFRLWIALHEVTHRTQFTAVDWLRPYFLGLVERGTELAVPDGRAILEALWRAAQEIRAGRNPLAEAGVAGLLASSEQLATLREAQALMTLLEGHSDVVMSRAGAAAVPSARRFHDVLAERRASASGLVRLLQQVAGIEAKLRQYREGEAFVEAVERAGGAELLALVWSGPEMLPTLDEIRDPSRWVARVGGTARAAT from the coding sequence GTGCCACGTCGAGCTGCGCCGTCGGGGCCCGATCTCGTCGCCTGGGACGTCGCCGAGCGCGTCGCCACCCAGGCCCTGCGCGCGCTCGCCGCGCCGGGCGCGGGGGTGCAGGCCGACCTGGCGAGCGACCTCGCGGACGCCACGGCGCGCGCCGAGCGACTCGTGGAGGCAGAGACGGGCCTCGTGTCGAACGCCGGCCCCGCCGTGGCTCGGGTCACCGATCGCGCCGGCTGGGTGTCCGCCAACGTCGGCTCCTTCCGGCAGCTGCTGCGGCCGGTCGGTGCGCGCCTCGCGCGCCGACCGGCGACGCGCCGGGCGCTGAACCCGGCCGCGAGGACCGCTGCGGGCGTCGAGATCGGCCTGCTCCTCACCTGGATGTCGACTCGGGTCCTCGGCCAGTACGACCTCCTCGCGTCCGAGGCCGGCGGCGTCGTGTACTACGTGGCGCCGAACATCGCGGCCCTCGAGCACCGCCACGGCTTCCCCCCCGACGAGTTCCGCCTGTGGATCGCCCTGCACGAGGTCACCCACCGGACGCAGTTCACCGCCGTCGACTGGCTGCGCCCGTACTTCCTCGGCCTCGTCGAGCGCGGCACCGAGCTCGCCGTCCCCGACGGGCGTGCGATCCTCGAGGCGCTGTGGCGGGCTGCGCAGGAGATCCGGGCCGGGCGCAACCCGCTCGCCGAGGCGGGCGTGGCCGGGCTGCTCGCCAGCTCCGAGCAGCTCGCCACGCTGCGGGAGGCGCAGGCGCTGATGACGCTCCTCGAGGGGCACAGCGACGTCGTGATGTCGCGCGCCGGGGCCGCTGCGGTGCCCTCGGCGAGGCGCTTCCACGACGTGCTCGCCGAGCGCCGCGCCAGCGCGAGCGGCCTCGTGCGGCTCCTCCAGCAGGTGGCGGGGATCGAGGCCAAGCTCCGTCAGTACCGGGAGGGCGAGGCGTTCGTCGAGGCCGTCGAGCGGGCCGGCGGCGCCGAGCTCCTGGCGCTCGTGTGGAGCGGGCCGGAGATGCTGCCGACCCTCGACGAGATCCGCGACCCGAGCCGCTGGGTCGCGCGAGTCGGCGGCACGGCGCGCGCTGCGACCTAG
- a CDS encoding sigma-70 family RNA polymerase sigma factor: MADRARFVEDAMGFMPSLYTAALRMTRNRADAEDLVQETYLRAYRAYESFTEGTNLKAWLYKILTNTFINQYRSRRRRPEEAEVEDVEDLYLYHRLVGRDGAAAGRSAEEVALDRFTDDEVKAALESLPESFRMTVLLADVEGFSYREIADIMDVPIGTVMSRLHRGRRALQKALADFGLSRGLVAAQPR, translated from the coding sequence GTGGCCGACCGCGCGCGCTTCGTCGAGGATGCGATGGGCTTCATGCCGTCGCTGTACACGGCGGCGCTGCGCATGACGCGCAATCGGGCCGACGCCGAGGACCTCGTCCAGGAGACCTACCTGCGGGCGTACCGCGCCTACGAGAGCTTCACCGAGGGGACGAACCTGAAGGCGTGGCTCTACAAGATCCTCACGAACACGTTCATCAACCAGTACCGGTCCAGGCGCCGTCGCCCCGAGGAGGCCGAGGTCGAAGACGTCGAGGACCTCTACCTCTACCACCGCCTGGTCGGACGGGACGGCGCCGCCGCGGGGCGCAGCGCCGAGGAGGTGGCGCTCGACCGCTTCACCGACGACGAGGTGAAGGCGGCGCTCGAGTCGCTCCCCGAGAGCTTCCGCATGACCGTGCTCCTCGCCGACGTCGAGGGCTTCTCCTACCGCGAGATCGCCGACATCATGGACGTGCCGATCGGCACGGTGATGAGCAGGCTCCATCGTGGAAGAAGGGCCCTCCAGAAGGCGTTGGCTGACTTCGGGCTGTCGCGGGGCCTCGTGGCCGCGCAGCCCCGGTAG
- the folP gene encoding dihydropteroate synthase — MQARPLVMGVLNVTPDSFFDGGRYFDRDAAIARGRQMVAEGADVIDVGGESTRPGADPVDEAEELRRVLPVVAALAKLARVSIDTMKPSVAAAAVDAGATLVNDVSASLASVAAAAGVGLVVMHMQGTPKTMQDDPRYEDVVREVHGALRAGAAAARAAGVEEVYVDPGIGFGKTLEHNLALLGALPELVAAGEPVLVGTSRKSFIGRVLAPPGAAPLPPAERFEGSLASAVWAMAAGVAMVRVHDVAPTVHAARLVGRAARRLGAARR, encoded by the coding sequence GTGCAGGCGCGGCCCCTCGTGATGGGCGTGCTGAACGTGACGCCCGACTCGTTCTTCGACGGCGGTCGCTACTTCGACCGCGACGCTGCGATCGCACGCGGTCGACAGATGGTGGCGGAGGGCGCCGACGTCATCGACGTGGGAGGCGAGTCGACCCGGCCAGGGGCCGATCCGGTCGACGAGGCCGAGGAGCTGCGGCGCGTCCTGCCCGTCGTCGCGGCGTTGGCCAAGCTCGCACGGGTGTCGATCGACACGATGAAGCCGTCCGTCGCGGCCGCGGCGGTCGACGCGGGCGCCACCCTCGTGAACGACGTCTCCGCCAGCCTGGCCTCCGTCGCCGCCGCCGCGGGCGTCGGCCTCGTCGTCATGCACATGCAGGGCACGCCGAAGACGATGCAGGACGACCCGCGCTACGAGGACGTCGTCCGCGAGGTGCACGGCGCCTTGCGCGCCGGGGCCGCCGCGGCGCGCGCGGCGGGCGTCGAGGAGGTCTACGTCGATCCGGGCATCGGCTTCGGCAAGACGCTCGAGCACAACCTCGCCCTGCTGGGCGCCCTGCCCGAGCTCGTCGCCGCCGGCGAGCCCGTCCTCGTCGGCACGAGCCGCAAGTCGTTCATCGGCCGCGTCCTCGCGCCTCCTGGGGCTGCGCCGCTGCCACCTGCGGAGCGCTTCGAGGGCTCGCTCGCCTCGGCGGTGTGGGCGATGGCGGCCGGCGTGGCCATGGTCCGCGTGCACGACGTCGCCCCGACGGTGCACGCCGCGCGCCTCGTCGGTCGGGCGGCGCGTCGGCTGGGTGCTGCACGGCGGTGA